One genomic window of Cannabis sativa cultivar Pink pepper isolate KNU-18-1 chromosome 2, ASM2916894v1, whole genome shotgun sequence includes the following:
- the LOC133034434 gene encoding uncharacterized mitochondrial protein AtMg00810-like, which yields MSLPQGLTLPSSLNAGVNLVCKLHKSIYGLKQSSRQWYNKLSDALLQEGFKQSQADYTLFTRGFDDTFIALLVYVDDIIITGPNISILHQLQESLHLKFILKALRDLKYFPGFEIARAEEGLFLCQRKYTLQLLEDSGFMGSKPSKTPMDPKLKLDNEHGEALDNPSHYRQLVGKLLYLTLSRPDITYAVNSLSQFMANPRTTHLQAVNHLLRYIKGNPGQGLLYSKSSSLHLCGFSDSDWASCPVTRRSTTGFCIFLGDCLISWRTKKQPTISKSSAEAEYRAIATTTSEITWLQYLLHDFDIPQPHPAFIYCDNHSAIHIANNPTFHERTKHIELDCHFIRDKINNNTVRLISISSALQLADAFTKPLTSPIMGTHISKMSVYDIHSPS from the coding sequence ATGTCTTTACCACAAGGACTTACACTTCCTTCCTCTCTCAATGCAGGTGTCAATCTTGTGTGCAAATTGCACAAATCAATCTATGGATTAAAGCAGTCCTCACGGCAATGGTACAATAAATTGTCTGATGCTCTACTCCAAGAAGGATTCAAACAGTCTCAAGCTGATTATACTCTGTTCACTAGAGGATTCGATGATACTTTCATTGCTTTACTTGTGTACGTTGACGATATAATCATCACCGGCCCCAATATATCTATATTGCACCAGTTGCAAGAATCTCTACACCTCAAATTCATACTCAAGGCTCTCAGAGATCTCAAATATTTCCCCGGATTTGAAATTGCTCGCGCAGAAGAAGGATTATTCCTATGCCAAAGGAAATACACCCTCCAACTCCTTGAAGATTCTGGTTTCATGGGTAGCAAACCTTCCAAGACACCTATGGATCCTAAGCTTAAGTTGGATAATGAACATGGGGAAGCATTGGACAACCCATCACATTATAGACAGCTTGTTGGAAAGCTTCTCTACTTGACTCTATCTAGACCCGACATAACATATGCAGTAAATTCTCTTAGCCAATTCATGGCAAACCCCCGTACCACTCATCTTCAAGCTGTCAATCACCTTCTTCGCTACATCAAAGGGAATCCTGGACAGGGACTCCTCTATTCAAAGTCTTCTTCCTTGCATCTTTGTGGGTTCTCGGATTCAGATTGGGCATCCTGCCCCGTTACACGACGCTCTACAACGGGATTCTGCATATTCTTAGGAGATTGTCTCATTTCCTGGCGTACCAAGAAGCAACCAACAATCTCGAAGAGCTCAGCCGAAGCTGAGTACCGTGCCATAGCTACTACAACTAGTGAAATTACTTGGCTACAATATCTCTTACACGACTTTGACATACCACAACCTCACCCTGCTTTCATATACTGTGACAATCACTCTGCAATACACATTGCCAATAATCCTACCTTCCATGAAAGAACCAAACATATAGAGTTGGACTGCCACTTCATCCGTGATAAGATCAACAACAATACAGTCAGACTGATTTCCATTTCCAGTGCTCTACAACTTGCTGACGCATTCACCAAGCCTCTAACTTCACCAATTATGGGAACTCATATTTCCAAGATGTCGGTTTACGACATACACTCTCCATCTTGA